A genomic segment from Chanos chanos chromosome 2, fChaCha1.1, whole genome shotgun sequence encodes:
- the gtf2a2 gene encoding transcription initiation factor IIA subunit 2 yields the protein MAYQLYRNTTLGNSLQESLDELIQTQQITPQLALQVLLQFDKAINTALANRVRNRVNFRGSLNTYRFCDNVWTFVLNDVEFREVTDLVKVDKVKIVACDGKNTGSNAAE from the exons ATGGCGTATCAGCTTTACAGAAATACGACGCTAGGAAACAGTCTCCAAGAGAGTCTCGATGAACTGATTCAG ACTCAACAGATTACCCCACAGTTAGCTCTGCAGGTACTGCTTCAGTTTGACAAAGCCATCAATACTGCTCTGGCCAACCGGGTGCGCAACAGAGTGAACTTCCGG GGGTCGCTGAATACATACAGATTCTGTGACAACGTGTGGACGTTTGTTCTGAATGATGTGGAGTTCCGAGAGGTCACTGACCTGGTGAAAGTGGATAAAGTTAAGATTGTGGCCTGTGATGGAAAAA ACACTGGCTCTAATgcagcagagtga